AACAGATCCGTTTTAAAACCTTTCAAATATGCTAAGGCACTAGCACAAGGCATAAGAATTCGGAGCAGAGCCATGGTATCTTCGTACGGCCACCGGCCAGTGGCAGGGGATGTCACTCCCCTATTACAACTTCCTTGTTTCCGGGATGGAGCTTAGAGCCTATCCCAAAACCTCGGCGCCATAAGAGCCGATATAGGAGGCAGCTACAACTGCCGACGGATAGAGGGCGCCCCTGGTCGCTCCCTAACGGTCACGGCTCGGATCGGCTTTGGGATAGGCTCTTAGTAACCAGGGGCAACTTGAGCCCCTACAATATAACAAAATCCGTCCCTCAAGTCAAGCGCAAATTGTTAACCGTTACCAATATTTTGACTTCAGTAAGTTCGAAAAACTCAAGGCAAAAAGTCTTGACAAGTTATTTGAACGGTGATAGACTGAATCTGTTCAGAATCACCAAGGTAACTGATCAGGTAATCGGTTATCGGTGATTACCGATTACCGAATATGAGGAGGATAAGATGGCTGTTGCAGTCAAAGAGCGGTTAGCTGAATCTCAGTATGAAATTATCCCAACCGAGATAAAACCTAAACCAAAATCTACACCAAAGTCAACACCTAAGCCAAAACCTCAACTGGCCTTTTCAGCCAATGCCTTAACCGTGCTCAGGCGGAGATATTTAAAGAAGGATGAAACCGGGACCGTGGTGGAAGAGCCGGAGGATATGTTCAGACGGGCAGCTAAACATATTGCTGGAGCCGAGCTTATTTACAACCCTGAAGCAGATGTGAAAGCCTGTGAGGAAGAATTTTACCAACTGATGACCAGTCTTGAATTTATGCCTAATTCGCCGACCTTAATGAATGCCGGTCGAGAATTAGGCCAGTTGTCAGCCTGTTTTGTCCTGCCGATAGAGGATTCGATGGAGAGCATCTTTGAGGCCGTCAAAAATACGGCCCTTATTCACAAAAGCGGCGGCGGAACAGGCTTTTCTTTTTCTCGCCTTAGACCTAAAAATGATGTCGTCCTTTCTACTAAAGGGATATCAAGCGGTCCTGTCTCCTTTATGACCGTCTTTGATGTGGCTACTGAGACAATCAAACAAGGCGGAACACGGCGAGGGGCTAATATGGGTATCCTCAGGGTTGACCATCCCGATATAATGGATTTTATTACCGCCAAGGAAAAGAACGACCGGTTGAATAACTTTAATATCTCGGTGGCTATCACGGATGAATTTATGTATGCCTTAGAGCGGGACGGAGAATATGAGCTGATTAATCCCAGAAATAATGAGTGTTCCGGCCGTCTTCGGGCGGCCGAGGTATTTGACCGAATCGCCCACCTGGCTTGGAAAAATGGGGAGCCAGGGATTATCTTTATTGACCGGATTAACCGGGGCAACCCTACGCCCCAGGTGGGCACCATCGAAAGCACTAATCCCTGCGGGGAACAACCGCTTCTTCCTTATGAATCCTGTAACCTTGGCTCCATCAACCTGGCCAAAATGGTCAAACCAAAGGGAAATAAATGGGAAATTGATTATCCCCACCTGGCCCAGGTAGTTAAGACAAGTGTGAGGTTCCTGGATAATGTGATTGATGTTAATAAATATCCCCTCCCTGAGATTGAGGCGATGACCAAGGGGAATCGGAAGATAGGCTTGGGGGTTATGGGGTTTGCTGATCTCCTTCTTTACCTGGGGGTTCCTTATGATTCTGACCGGGCGGTTGAGCTGGGTGGAGAGATTATGCGATTTATTTCTCAAAAGGCTAAAGAAGCCTCGGTGGAATTAGCCAAAGAGCGTGGGGTCTTCCCTAATTTCAAAGGGAGTAT
This genomic interval from bacterium contains the following:
- a CDS encoding vitamin B12-dependent ribonucleotide reductase, whose protein sequence is MAFSANALTVLRRRYLKKDETGTVVEEPEDMFRRAAKHIAGAELIYNPEADVKACEEEFYQLMTSLEFMPNSPTLMNAGRELGQLSACFVLPIEDSMESIFEAVKNTALIHKSGGGTGFSFSRLRPKNDVVLSTKGISSGPVSFMTVFDVATETIKQGGTRRGANMGILRVDHPDIMDFITAKEKNDRLNNFNISVAITDEFMYALERDGEYELINPRNNECSGRLRAAEVFDRIAHLAWKNGEPGIIFIDRINRGNPTPQVGTIESTNPCGEQPLLPYESCNLGSINLAKMVKPKGNKWEIDYPHLAQVVKTSVRFLDNVIDVNKYPLPEIEAMTKGNRKIGLGVMGFADLLLYLGVPYDSDRAVELGGEIMRFISQKAKEASVELAKERGVFPNFKGSIYDVPGGIEPRNATTTTIAPTGTISIIAGCSSGIEPLFAISFIRKVMDNDELLEVHPLFEKIAVQEGFHSPSLMKAIAKQSTLKGIDGIPDGIKKYFRTAHDISYEWHIKMQATFQRFTDNAVSKTINFPQSATVEDIRRAYLMAYRSDLKGLTIYRDGSREQQVLSVETEQPKIIPRPRPEVTTGSTEMAKIGCGKLYITINSDEEGLCELFTSTGRAGGCPAQSEATGRLVSLALRAGVDERAIINQLKGIRCVSTVSKRKTNGIKVLSCPDAIGRVIEKYLHIDETPKFFDGPVPLISHCPECGGVLEHESGCVVCRGCGYSKCG